In one Dehalogenimonas formicexedens genomic region, the following are encoded:
- the selB gene encoding selenocysteine-specific translation elongation factor — translation MLTLGTAGHIDHGKSSIVKALTSIDPDRLPEEKERGMTIDLGFAWFALPSGERVGLVDVPGHQHFVRNVIPGLTGIDAVMLIVAADDGWMPQTEEHRQIIDLLGINRGLVVLNKIDIAEADWREMVRADIVAHLAGTSLNNVPIIEVSAKTGAGIDSLKAAIEKLAAEVRQEDIKKPRLPIDRVFNIKGTGTVITGTLHHGSLSVGDEITILPENLTSHVRAIESYKQHLTQAMPGSRVALNLSGIKKDELERGDLIVKKGQETPVSRYLDAELKILPSVKQPLKTGAEVSLFFETAELPARVIALGGKELNQGGPSMVQLRLDREVSTLIGERFILRKSSPAETIGGGRILDPTAERYQLKNAAQKLEILNIRRNLDIDSAVITELSKTQFASRQGFLRETAFSDTAIGKSIEGLAKKGSLAARGLWLIDRKYWSDTQLRFLGILAAAHQAEPLNKGLAQAEAAAKLALPPELFAALVDELIGQKKIIRSEDVVALSSHKPMLSGGQSEMENRIIATIEKNPQAPPTRTELLQSMNGAATVLRYLLEQGKVVELPEGILLSAAQYRSTRQKIIDILKSKGQIAIQDMAAITGFSRKYSIPFLTRLDQEGLTKRQDNVRIPARKLE, via the coding sequence TTGCTCACGCTAGGCACCGCCGGCCACATCGACCACGGCAAGTCGAGCATCGTTAAAGCGCTCACCTCGATCGATCCCGACCGCCTGCCGGAGGAAAAAGAGCGCGGCATGACCATCGACCTGGGCTTCGCCTGGTTTGCCTTGCCTTCGGGAGAAAGGGTCGGGCTTGTCGATGTTCCAGGCCACCAGCATTTCGTTCGCAATGTGATCCCCGGCCTCACCGGCATCGACGCCGTCATGCTCATCGTCGCCGCCGACGACGGTTGGATGCCGCAGACCGAAGAACACCGTCAAATCATCGACCTTTTAGGCATCAACCGGGGACTGGTCGTCCTGAACAAAATCGACATTGCCGAAGCTGATTGGCGCGAGATGGTCAGGGCGGATATCGTCGCTCACCTCGCCGGCACCAGCCTGAATAACGTCCCGATAATCGAAGTATCGGCAAAAACCGGCGCTGGTATAGACTCTCTCAAAGCCGCCATCGAAAAACTGGCCGCCGAAGTCCGGCAGGAAGACATCAAAAAGCCCAGGCTTCCTATCGACCGGGTCTTCAACATCAAGGGAACGGGCACGGTAATCACCGGAACGCTGCATCACGGTTCGCTTTCAGTCGGCGACGAAATTACCATTTTGCCCGAAAACCTGACTTCTCACGTCCGCGCCATCGAGAGCTACAAACAGCATCTCACTCAGGCAATGCCAGGTTCCCGTGTCGCCCTGAATTTGTCAGGAATCAAGAAGGACGAATTGGAACGCGGCGATCTGATCGTGAAAAAAGGTCAGGAGACGCCGGTATCACGCTATCTGGACGCCGAACTGAAAATCTTGCCCTCGGTGAAACAGCCCCTGAAGACCGGGGCTGAGGTTTCGTTGTTCTTCGAGACGGCGGAGCTGCCGGCGAGGGTCATCGCTCTTGGAGGCAAGGAACTGAACCAGGGCGGTCCATCGATGGTGCAATTGAGGCTCGATCGAGAGGTTTCCACCCTGATCGGTGAGCGTTTCATTTTGAGGAAGAGTTCTCCCGCCGAGACTATTGGCGGCGGACGAATTCTCGATCCGACGGCAGAAAGGTACCAGTTGAAAAACGCCGCACAAAAGCTGGAGATTTTAAATATACGGCGCAATTTGGACATTGATTCGGCGGTGATCACCGAACTATCGAAAACTCAGTTCGCTTCACGGCAGGGGTTCTTGAGAGAAACCGCCTTTTCCGACACCGCGATTGGAAAATCAATCGAGGGTCTGGCTAAAAAGGGGTCTTTGGCTGCCCGCGGCCTGTGGCTGATAGACCGAAAATACTGGTCGGATACCCAGCTGCGGTTTCTTGGAATCCTGGCGGCGGCGCACCAGGCTGAACCACTCAATAAAGGGCTTGCCCAGGCCGAGGCCGCTGCCAAACTTGCGTTGCCCCCCGAATTATTCGCTGCCCTTGTCGATGAACTCATCGGACAAAAGAAAATCATCCGTTCCGAAGACGTTGTCGCGTTGTCGAGCCATAAGCCGATGCTTTCCGGCGGGCAATCGGAGATGGAGAACCGCATCATTGCGACGATCGAAAAAAATCCGCAGGCGCCACCCACCCGGACCGAACTGCTTCAATCCATGAATGGGGCTGCCACCGTACTCCGGTACTTGTTGGAACAAGGTAAGGTCGTCGAACTGCCTGAAGGCATCCTGTTGTCGGCTGCTCAATACCGGTCAACGCGGCAAAAGATCATCGATATCTTGAAATCCAAAGGTCAGATCGCCATTCAGGATATGGCGGCCATCACCGGCTTCTCCAGGAAATACTCAATCCCGTTTCTCACGCGCTTAGACCAGGAAGGCCTCACCAAGCGCCAGGACAACGTCAGGATCCCAGCCCGCAAACTGGAATAA
- the tatC gene encoding twin-arginine translocase subunit TatC: MTDEKRLPITEHFTEMRQRFIRSILGLVVGVIIGMFVADKLVLLLERPAGDLAGNIIATEMLETFSTYFKVAMTAGFIIAMPWIIYQMFAFLTPALTAKEKRFLFLFFPFIVFMFLAGVAFAYFIALPPAIHFLFTFTIGDVTVMPRISNYVDIVLRMLVIIGLVFELPIILMALSAVGLVTSKWLASKRKIWFVLAFIISAFITPTFDPINQTIVAAPLIVLYELSIWLTRIVKKRKPSIQGVA, translated from the coding sequence ATGACCGACGAAAAACGTTTGCCCATAACCGAACACTTCACCGAGATGCGGCAGCGGTTTATTCGTTCCATTCTGGGGCTTGTGGTAGGTGTCATTATCGGCATGTTCGTAGCCGATAAACTTGTACTCCTTCTTGAACGCCCGGCCGGAGATCTGGCTGGGAACATTATCGCCACTGAGATGCTGGAAACCTTCAGCACCTATTTTAAGGTAGCGATGACTGCAGGCTTTATCATCGCCATGCCATGGATCATATACCAGATGTTTGCCTTTCTGACCCCTGCTCTTACGGCAAAAGAAAAGCGATTTTTGTTTCTATTCTTCCCGTTCATCGTATTCATGTTCCTGGCCGGTGTGGCTTTCGCTTATTTTATCGCGTTGCCGCCCGCTATTCACTTCTTGTTCACCTTTACTATTGGCGATGTTACGGTCATGCCTCGTATCTCCAATTATGTCGATATAGTACTCCGTATGCTGGTGATAATCGGCTTGGTTTTCGAACTGCCTATCATCCTTATGGCTCTTTCCGCGGTGGGCCTCGTTACCTCGAAATGGCTCGCTTCCAAACGCAAGATATGGTTTGTCTTGGCGTTTATTATCTCTGCTTTTATCACCCCAACCTTCGATCCCATCAACCAGACGATTGTCGCAGCTCCGCTCATCGTCCTGTATGAGCTGAGTATCTGGTTGACCAGGATCGTCAAAAAGCGCAAACCCTCAATTCAAGGCGTCGCGTAA
- a CDS encoding FAD:protein FMN transferase, producing the protein MLKNKLTRRDFVRISAVGAGVLALGGVGIKELLATGGVKEVSETRELLGTFITIKLVDPEPEIAASAIREGFAEVERLSSIFSRFDPGSGLAMLNRDGYIDNAPPELLGIVQKAKYISGITGGAYDISVLPLLNLYVDSFAEGGSPPSDKQIDVAKDLVGYQGIEIKERRISLAAPGMCLTLDSIAKGFVVDQTASMLRNRGYSRVLVAGSGDMSLRGARDDGQPWKIGLTHPRALAGYYEVFQTTNDSIATSGDYENTFTPDFSWNHIIDPRIGHSPRELASATVIASDTAYADALSTSAMVMGKTDALSLLESLPGVEALLIDKNMNKYSTSGFQSAVQVVPQ; encoded by the coding sequence ATGTTGAAGAACAAACTTACCCGTCGGGATTTCGTCCGAATAAGTGCCGTAGGGGCTGGCGTCCTGGCGCTTGGCGGGGTGGGCATCAAGGAACTGCTGGCCACCGGGGGCGTCAAAGAGGTTAGCGAGACCCGCGAGCTACTTGGGACGTTCATTACCATCAAACTAGTCGACCCTGAACCGGAAATCGCGGCATCGGCGATCCGTGAAGGTTTCGCCGAAGTCGAGCGGCTTTCTTCGATATTCTCCCGTTTCGATCCCGGCAGCGGTTTGGCGATGCTGAACCGTGACGGGTATATCGATAACGCCCCGCCTGAGCTGCTTGGTATCGTTCAAAAGGCTAAATATATCTCCGGGATTACCGGCGGCGCTTATGACATAAGTGTCCTGCCTCTTCTCAACCTCTACGTCGACAGTTTTGCCGAGGGCGGCTCGCCACCTTCGGATAAACAGATCGACGTTGCCAAAGATCTGGTCGGTTACCAGGGCATCGAAATTAAGGAAAGGCGTATTTCGCTGGCGGCGCCGGGCATGTGCCTGACCCTGGACAGCATAGCCAAGGGTTTTGTCGTCGACCAAACAGCTTCGATGCTCCGTAACCGAGGGTATTCCCGGGTTCTGGTGGCAGGCTCCGGCGATATGTCCTTAAGAGGCGCCAGGGACGACGGCCAGCCGTGGAAGATCGGCTTGACCCACCCGAGGGCCCTGGCCGGTTATTACGAGGTCTTCCAGACGACGAACGATTCCATCGCCACCTCGGGAGACTATGAGAACACCTTCACACCCGACTTCAGCTGGAACCACATCATCGATCCCCGGATCGGTCATTCACCCAGGGAACTGGCATCGGCCACCGTTATCGCATCGGATACCGCTTATGCTGATGCCCTTTCTACCTCGGCCATGGTAATGGGTAAAACCGACGCCCTTTCACTTCTGGAAAGCCTACCGGGAGTTGAGGCGCTCCTCATCGACAAAAACATGAACAAGTACTCTACCAGCGGATTCCAAAGCGCCGTTCAGGTGGTCCCGCAATAG
- a CDS encoding 4Fe-4S binding protein, with product MTQSSFWRIHGRTAIIIGAVVSLAGAWIFGQLNLKTDVAKYLDDAIPNATFQLVSSKPSEGQYLYSATANGTQIGWVTAGKGQGYGGPMVVMVAWTMDGTITNLQVPELKETPVWYARLNKPLGDFSSYFSQYIGRTFSDPFTLGTDIDATTGATRSSIGVAQGVYGGRLLLAEQLGKPYVGPPQQIKIGPEEILLIVALVLVIAFRMIPGLKQKRWPRYVMLMFGLAVFGVWSSAMLSLINFVVFPIGYAPSIFTNPFLYIMVFGVLLLALTVGKNFWCFWICPFSALQEGVHFLGGSQVRPVSRLQLALRNSRYVILWAVVMLVFIFRSPQLAVYEPWNTVFSLQGNLAQWLLLGSVLGIGLFIYNFWCHYLCPVGATMDIVLKIRTWAVNTYGRLTAGSAGGNRIG from the coding sequence TTGACGCAAAGCAGTTTCTGGCGGATTCACGGCAGGACGGCGATTATCATCGGAGCCGTAGTGTCTCTCGCCGGCGCCTGGATTTTCGGACAACTCAATCTCAAGACCGACGTCGCCAAATACCTTGACGATGCCATCCCCAATGCCACTTTCCAACTTGTCTCCAGCAAACCCTCGGAAGGGCAATACCTTTACTCGGCCACGGCCAACGGTACCCAAATCGGCTGGGTCACCGCAGGTAAAGGCCAGGGGTACGGAGGTCCCATGGTGGTCATGGTTGCCTGGACCATGGACGGTACCATAACCAACCTGCAGGTCCCGGAGCTTAAAGAGACGCCGGTCTGGTACGCCAGGTTGAATAAACCCCTTGGAGATTTCTCCAGCTATTTCAGCCAGTACATAGGGCGGACTTTTTCTGATCCTTTTACCCTCGGCACTGACATCGACGCCACAACTGGAGCCACTCGATCCTCGATAGGGGTTGCTCAAGGTGTTTACGGCGGGCGTCTGCTCCTGGCCGAGCAACTTGGCAAACCGTATGTTGGTCCACCGCAACAGATCAAAATCGGTCCGGAGGAAATTCTTCTTATTGTTGCCCTCGTTCTGGTAATCGCCTTCCGAATGATTCCCGGTCTGAAGCAGAAGCGGTGGCCTCGTTATGTGATGCTTATGTTCGGCCTGGCTGTTTTCGGTGTGTGGTCGTCAGCGATGCTGTCGCTGATTAACTTTGTGGTGTTTCCCATCGGTTACGCACCATCGATTTTCACCAATCCGTTCCTTTACATCATGGTCTTCGGCGTACTTCTTTTGGCGCTGACTGTGGGTAAGAATTTCTGGTGTTTCTGGATCTGTCCGTTTTCCGCCCTTCAGGAAGGTGTCCATTTCCTTGGCGGAAGCCAGGTTAGGCCGGTAAGCCGTCTTCAATTGGCGCTGCGAAACAGCCGCTATGTCATCTTGTGGGCGGTAGTAATGCTGGTATTTATTTTCAGATCGCCGCAGCTTGCCGTGTACGAGCCGTGGAACACCGTCTTCAGTCTGCAGGGCAATCTTGCCCAATGGTTGCTCCTCGGATCCGTATTGGGGATAGGTCTGTTCATTTATAACTTCTGGTGCCATTACCTGTGTCCGGTGGGAGCCACCATGGATATTGTTCTCAAGATTCGGACGTGGGCGGTAAATACCTATGGACGCCTCACCGCTGGCAGCGCCGGAGGAAACCGAATTGGCTAA
- a CDS encoding FAD-dependent oxidoreductase → MDASPLAAPEETELAKIDNRNIVIVPEQAVSRGKQTFGAHQEFKWSEAKCTSCDRCNRACPVDAITLERTRQLKKRMRTAPCSQACPAGLDASRYIRFIAEGKYAEAVSVMRERVPFPLVLGYICKHPCESACQRNEYEGSLLIRALKRFAAEKDDGSWRQKLNLAAPTGKKIAVIGSGPAGLSTAYYLALLGHKVTIFEALPDKGGKMLSSIPEYQLPKNVMNLEISTIESFGVEIKTNSRVESVESLFGQGFDSAVLATGILGWGKSLKLPIPGSRDAGVSDGETIMADLDAGKPVEFGQKVIILGGGSLAFRLATAAARSGAKEVHIFGQEHTGDREADSFEVDEAVAEGVIVHSSSLFYRVYSENGKAAGILGQKIRAFGYDRTGALGYDPLPNTEEKYPADIVISALGRAGDTPQGDLEVCRRGVFAAGDAVNEQRSVVESIAAGRWTASMADRYLGGSGNLDQQLAPPESSRAITPIRSLLRRMPSPIPVKQVRAADGSQAASEQTLDEKAAKLDAERCLKCDLCYDLKGYNLDTNACVFCGRCVEACMWNAITPGTGYTTAVEARQGIEHAESAGQAGKRKVYLYALRILVATGALMVIAVLLSKINA, encoded by the coding sequence ATGGACGCCTCACCGCTGGCAGCGCCGGAGGAAACCGAATTGGCTAAAATCGATAATCGGAATATCGTCATCGTCCCGGAACAAGCGGTTTCAAGGGGCAAGCAGACGTTTGGCGCCCATCAGGAATTCAAGTGGTCCGAAGCCAAATGTACCTCGTGTGACCGCTGCAACCGCGCCTGCCCGGTGGATGCCATCACCCTTGAACGCACCCGGCAGCTCAAAAAGAGAATGCGCACCGCGCCATGTTCCCAGGCTTGCCCGGCGGGGCTGGATGCATCTCGTTACATTCGCTTTATCGCCGAGGGTAAGTACGCCGAAGCCGTTTCCGTCATGCGGGAACGCGTTCCTTTCCCTCTCGTTTTGGGCTATATCTGCAAACACCCATGCGAGTCGGCTTGTCAGCGTAACGAATATGAAGGTTCCCTGCTCATAAGGGCTCTTAAGCGATTCGCCGCCGAAAAAGACGACGGCTCCTGGCGGCAGAAACTCAATCTCGCTGCGCCAACCGGTAAGAAAATCGCCGTTATCGGATCAGGACCGGCTGGCCTGTCCACCGCTTACTATCTGGCTCTTTTGGGGCACAAAGTCACCATTTTCGAGGCGCTGCCGGATAAGGGCGGCAAAATGCTGTCCAGCATCCCGGAGTACCAGCTTCCCAAGAATGTGATGAACCTTGAGATTAGCACTATCGAAAGTTTCGGGGTGGAAATCAAGACCAATTCCAGGGTTGAATCCGTGGAATCTCTGTTTGGCCAGGGCTTCGATTCGGCGGTGCTGGCTACCGGCATCCTCGGCTGGGGGAAATCCCTGAAACTGCCTATTCCCGGATCGCGGGATGCCGGAGTTTCCGACGGAGAGACCATCATGGCTGACCTGGATGCCGGGAAACCGGTGGAATTCGGGCAGAAGGTGATCATCCTCGGCGGCGGCAGCCTCGCCTTCAGGTTAGCCACCGCCGCGGCCAGGTCCGGCGCCAAGGAAGTCCACATCTTCGGTCAGGAACACACCGGGGACAGGGAAGCTGATTCCTTCGAGGTCGACGAGGCTGTCGCCGAGGGCGTGATCGTCCACTCCTCGTCCCTTTTTTACCGGGTCTACTCAGAAAACGGCAAAGCGGCGGGTATCCTGGGACAAAAAATCCGCGCCTTCGGTTACGACCGGACAGGCGCACTCGGCTACGATCCTTTACCAAACACCGAAGAAAAATACCCCGCCGACATCGTGATTTCGGCTCTGGGCCGAGCAGGTGACACCCCGCAGGGTGACCTGGAGGTATGCCGGAGAGGCGTCTTTGCCGCCGGCGACGCCGTTAACGAACAACGTTCCGTGGTCGAGTCGATCGCCGCCGGGCGCTGGACCGCGTCAATGGCTGATCGCTACTTGGGTGGCAGTGGTAATCTCGATCAACAACTCGCGCCGCCGGAATCTTCCAGAGCCATTACCCCGATCCGAAGCCTGCTAAGAAGGATGCCATCACCAATTCCGGTGAAACAGGTACGAGCGGCCGACGGCAGCCAGGCGGCTTCGGAACAGACACTTGATGAGAAAGCAGCCAAACTCGATGCCGAGCGCTGCCTTAAATGCGACCTGTGCTACGACCTCAAAGGCTATAATCTTGACACCAACGCGTGCGTTTTTTGCGGCCGTTGCGTCGAGGCGTGCATGTGGAACGCCATCACGCCCGGGACTGGCTACACCACCGCGGTCGAGGCACGGCAAGGGATTGAACACGCCGAGTCCGCTGGGCAGGCGGGCAAACGTAAAGTCTATCTGTATGCCCTGAGGATACTGGTGGCGACTGGAGCCCTGATGGTTATTGCCGTCCTCCTTTCTAAAATTAACGCTTAA
- a CDS encoding twin-arginine translocase TatA/TatE family subunit, which produces MKFGPLEIILILAIILVVTGAGFAPSLGKNLGTGIRQLRQAVGGDKNKTKIVTSLHDGAAAKEINRRVFEQKRSSKAG; this is translated from the coding sequence ATGAAATTCGGTCCACTTGAAATTATTCTAATACTTGCAATTATCCTGGTCGTCACTGGCGCCGGGTTTGCGCCCTCGCTGGGAAAGAATCTCGGTACAGGCATCCGGCAATTGCGCCAAGCCGTCGGCGGAGATAAAAACAAGACCAAGATCGTTACTAGCCTCCACGATGGCGCCGCGGCTAAAGAAATTAACCGGCGGGTGTTCGAACAGAAACGAAGCTCTAAAGCCGGCTGA
- the queD gene encoding 6-carboxytetrahydropterin synthase QueD produces MYYIAVENHFDAAHFLRGYQGKCENLHGHRYKVAVKVSSATLNETGLVIDFREIKDALKPVIDRFDHTLLNDVPPFDQINPSAENLARTIFEAIKPAIHGAVLESVMVWESPESWAEYKPQVG; encoded by the coding sequence ATGTATTACATTGCCGTCGAAAATCACTTTGACGCCGCCCACTTCCTCCGTGGTTACCAGGGCAAATGTGAAAATCTGCACGGGCACCGTTATAAAGTGGCGGTAAAGGTCTCTTCGGCGACGCTCAACGAGACCGGTTTGGTTATTGACTTCAGGGAGATAAAGGACGCGCTGAAACCCGTGATCGACCGCTTCGACCACACCCTCCTGAACGACGTGCCGCCTTTCGACCAGATCAATCCTTCAGCCGAGAACCTGGCACGCACCATTTTCGAGGCAATTAAACCAGCGATCCACGGCGCCGTCCTCGAATCGGTTATGGTATGGGAATCCCCGGAATCCTGGGCTGAATACAAACCGCAGGTAGGATAG
- the selA gene encoding L-seryl-tRNA(Sec) selenium transferase, whose translation MPNDNQNELRKLPSVEKVLSGPDLAPAIDRYSHPVVTATVREIIDQIRERVVKGGQTPPFDAIVDMVKHHLAVEWPGFLEPVVNATGIILHTNLGRAPLSPSAVDALSKILGGYYALELDLDTGERGVRAQSMEKLLQMATGAESALVVNNNAAAVLLILSTLAKGKEVIVSRGELVQIGGGFRVPEVMAASGAILREVGTTNQTFIRDFEAAVSDQTAMLMVVHRSNFAIRGFTHDTALQELKELAKQFDLPLVLDLGSGAIIDTALFGMTHEPTVAEAFASGADIVCISGDKLFGGPQCGIILGKKNYIDVLRKNPLLRAIRIDKYAAVAVSATILQYLKGQTSQLPVYRMMGATLEELDRRCGILVEKLAKAGFAAEVTDGESLAGGGSLPDETLPTRLIEIAIPGSMDNFCHWLRLGSPPVLGCVRGGKFIIDLRTVFPDQEDDLVRAIAAAAGKS comes from the coding sequence ACCGTCCGGGAAATTATCGACCAAATCAGAGAACGTGTCGTCAAAGGCGGGCAGACTCCTCCTTTCGATGCTATCGTCGACATGGTCAAACATCACCTGGCGGTTGAATGGCCGGGATTTTTGGAACCCGTAGTAAACGCCACCGGCATCATCCTGCACACCAACCTCGGCCGTGCTCCGTTATCGCCCTCGGCTGTCGATGCTTTATCGAAAATTCTGGGCGGTTACTACGCTTTGGAGTTGGACCTGGACACCGGAGAACGCGGAGTCCGTGCCCAGTCCATGGAAAAGCTGCTTCAAATGGCCACCGGCGCCGAGAGTGCCCTGGTGGTCAACAACAATGCCGCTGCGGTGTTGCTCATCCTGTCCACCCTTGCCAAAGGCAAGGAAGTCATCGTTTCCCGCGGCGAACTGGTCCAGATCGGGGGCGGTTTCCGGGTGCCGGAGGTCATGGCGGCATCGGGGGCGATTCTTCGTGAGGTCGGCACCACCAATCAGACCTTTATCCGCGATTTCGAAGCGGCAGTCTCCGACCAGACGGCGATGCTCATGGTGGTGCACCGTTCCAATTTCGCTATCCGCGGTTTCACCCATGACACCGCCCTCCAGGAGCTGAAAGAACTGGCAAAACAGTTCGACCTGCCGCTGGTCCTTGACCTGGGCAGCGGCGCGATTATCGATACCGCTCTATTCGGCATGACTCACGAACCGACCGTCGCGGAGGCTTTTGCGTCAGGTGCCGACATCGTCTGCATCTCCGGCGACAAGCTTTTCGGCGGACCGCAATGCGGCATTATCCTGGGTAAAAAGAATTACATTGACGTATTACGAAAAAATCCCCTGCTGAGGGCCATCAGAATCGATAAATACGCCGCCGTGGCTGTTTCGGCAACCATTCTCCAGTACCTCAAGGGTCAAACCTCACAACTCCCTGTGTATCGGATGATGGGTGCGACCCTGGAAGAACTGGACCGTCGGTGCGGCATCCTTGTGGAAAAACTGGCGAAGGCCGGTTTCGCCGCAGAAGTGACCGACGGCGAGAGCCTGGCCGGCGGCGGTTCTCTGCCTGACGAAACCCTGCCGACGCGCCTTATCGAGATTGCGATCCCGGGCTCGATGGATAATTTCTGCCACTGGCTGCGGCTCGGCTCCCCGCCGGTGTTGGGCTGCGTCCGCGGTGGCAAATTTATCATAGACTTGCGGACGGTATTTCCTGATCAGGAAGATGATTTAGTGCGAGCCATCGCAGCGGCTGCGGGGAAATCCTAG
- the tatA gene encoding twin-arginine translocase TatA/TatE family subunit, producing MRLGPPEIILILVVVILIFGVGKLPQIGKSLGEGLKSFKQGVSGEGEEAKSDETTENAAEQAKTEATDIEAPAKVSEEDLAAFKKWQTDQSKKG from the coding sequence ATGAGGTTAGGACCGCCCGAGATCATCCTGATTCTTGTTGTCGTTATTCTTATTTTTGGTGTCGGTAAGTTGCCCCAGATCGGCAAATCGCTGGGTGAGGGTTTGAAGTCCTTCAAACAGGGCGTGTCCGGCGAAGGCGAAGAAGCAAAGAGCGATGAAACTACCGAAAACGCTGCCGAACAAGCCAAAACTGAAGCCACAGATATTGAGGCTCCCGCCAAGGTGAGCGAAGAAGATCTGGCTGCGTTCAAGAAATGGCAGACTGACCAGTCAAAGAAAGGCTGA
- the folP gene encoding dihydropteroate synthase, which yields MNIRTGLPNATRIGKRDFQWGKRTFIMGILNVTPDSFSGDGVGYDIDSAVARAKQMVLEGADIIDVGGESTRPGAPEISVAEEIDRVVPVIRALSFEIDVPISVDTYKSEVAEASIRAGAAMINSVYGLKRDPSLAGVASRLNVPIILTSSQRDEPAKDIISAVLTDLLGAIQAAESACVAKDNIIVDPGFGFGKTVQQNLELLRRLDALKTLGKPILLGTSRKSTIGRVLGDIPPDQRLFGTIATTAIGIMNGASIIRVHDVAENVQAARMTGAVVFGFGFGSNQFHQIFLGLGSNLGDRLENLESALKLISEKVTVTRTSPIYETLPLGVSEQPKFLNLVIEGNTAETPEGLLGFLKSIEQKLGRGDAGSDAPRPIDIDILFFDDLTMSGESLVIPHPRLSQRAFVLVPLNELAPDLVHPVMKKTVNELLAALDNTRGVELYSGSLHGKKA from the coding sequence ATGAACATCCGCACCGGATTGCCTAACGCCACCCGAATCGGCAAACGCGATTTCCAGTGGGGGAAACGCACCTTCATCATGGGCATACTTAACGTTACGCCAGACTCCTTTTCAGGAGACGGAGTGGGGTATGACATTGATAGTGCCGTCGCCAGGGCGAAGCAAATGGTCCTGGAAGGCGCGGATATTATCGATGTCGGCGGTGAATCTACCCGCCCAGGCGCCCCGGAGATCTCAGTCGCGGAAGAAATCGACCGGGTTGTCCCAGTCATCCGCGCACTCAGTTTCGAGATCGATGTCCCCATAAGCGTCGACACTTACAAATCGGAGGTGGCGGAAGCCTCTATCCGGGCGGGGGCGGCGATGATCAATTCGGTCTATGGCTTGAAACGGGACCCCAGTTTGGCCGGAGTCGCTTCACGTTTGAACGTCCCGATCATCCTGACCTCATCCCAGCGGGACGAACCGGCGAAAGACATCATCTCGGCGGTTCTCACAGACCTGCTTGGCGCCATCCAAGCCGCTGAATCCGCATGTGTAGCCAAGGACAATATCATCGTTGATCCTGGTTTCGGATTCGGTAAAACAGTCCAACAGAACCTAGAGTTGCTCCGCCGATTGGATGCGCTTAAAACCCTGGGCAAGCCAATCTTGCTCGGCACTTCACGCAAGTCAACCATCGGCAGAGTACTGGGTGACATCCCGCCGGACCAGCGTCTTTTCGGCACGATCGCGACTACCGCCATCGGGATTATGAACGGCGCCAGCATTATCCGTGTCCATGATGTCGCAGAAAATGTCCAGGCCGCCCGGATGACCGGCGCCGTGGTCTTTGGGTTCGGCTTCGGCAGCAACCAGTTCCATCAAATCTTCCTGGGGCTCGGTTCGAATCTGGGGGACCGGCTGGAAAACCTGGAATCAGCATTAAAGTTAATCAGCGAGAAAGTGACCGTCACGCGGACTTCTCCCATCTACGAAACGCTACCCCTTGGGGTTTCCGAACAACCCAAATTCTTGAATCTGGTTATCGAAGGAAACACCGCGGAGACGCCCGAAGGTCTGCTGGGATTTCTGAAGTCGATCGAACAGAAGTTGGGCAGGGGAGATGCCGGATCGGATGCCCCTCGACCGATCGACATCGATATTCTGTTCTTCGATGATCTAACCATGTCCGGTGAATCTCTCGTGATACCCCACCCGCGCCTGTCCCAAAGGGCGTTCGTCCTTGTCCCCTTGAACGAGCTTGCGCCCGACCTCGTTCATCCGGTTATGAAAAAGACCGTTAACGAGCTTCTGGCAGCCCTGGACAACACGCGTGGGGTCGAGCTTTACAGCGGCTCTCTCCACGGTAAAAAAGCTTAA
- a CDS encoding Sec-independent protein translocase subunit TatA/TatB: MNLFGMGTFEILTILVVATLVFGPNRIPEFARKAGEFLRSFRRVTTDMTKEFTKAIDSSPTKPVDSGKSSIDKK; encoded by the coding sequence ATGAATTTATTTGGCATGGGCACTTTCGAGATTCTCACGATTCTCGTGGTGGCCACTCTCGTCTTCGGTCCCAATAGAATTCCTGAATTTGCCAGGAAAGCCGGGGAATTTTTGCGCAGCTTCCGGAGAGTCACCACGGACATGACAAAAGAGTTTACCAAAGCCATCGATAGTTCCCCAACCAAGCCTGTCGATTCCGGCAAGTCTTCAATCGACAAAAAATAA